From a single Epinephelus fuscoguttatus linkage group LG18, E.fuscoguttatus.final_Chr_v1 genomic region:
- the mthfs gene encoding 5,10-methenyltetrahydrofolate synthetase (5-formyltetrahydrofolate cyclo-ligase): protein MAALRAAKQALRKEIKRRVAALSDEEKHRQSMVLSQQLFTHPKYVSCQRIAVFLSMHDEVRTEEIIKDVFKRGKSCFIPRYETTTSNHMDMLKLHSLQDMETLPLTAWHIRQPPAEDTSREEALSAGGLDLILMPGLGFDRSGNRLGRGKGFYDTYLERCMKHPKGKPYTIALAFKEQLCQEIPVDDNDVLIDEVLYEAD from the coding sequence CTCTGAGGAAAGAAATAAAGCGACGGGTTGCAGCTCTGAGTGACGAGGAGAAACACCGACAGTCTATGGTCCTGTCTCAGCAGCTGTTCACGCACCCTAAATATGTGTCCTGTCAGAGGATCGCAGTGTTCCTCAGCATGCACGACGAGGTGCGCACTGAGGAGATCATCAAAGACGTCTTCAAACGGGGTAAAAGCTGCTTCATCCCCAGGTACGAGACCACCACCAGCAACCACATGGACATGCTGAAGCTCCACAGCCTGCAGGACATGGAGACACTGCCTCTGACAGCCTGGCACATCAGACAGCCTCCAGCAGAGGACACCAGCAGAGAGGAAGCGCTGTCTGCAGGAGGTCTGGACCTGATCCTGATGCCGGGGCTGGGGTTTGACCGGTCCGGGAACCGGCTGGGACGAGGGAAGGGCTTCTATGACACCTATCTGGAGCGCTGCATGAAGCACCCCAAGGGAAAGCCCTACACCATCGCCTTGGCCTTCAAAGAGCAGCTGTGTCAGGAGATCCCTGTCGATGACAATGATGTGCTCATAGATGAAGTCCTGTATGAGGCTGATTAG